The DNA window AGCAGCAGGCCCCTGCCCAGCGGGCGCTGCCGGCGCATGCCGCGCAAGGCATCCGGACCGGCACCACGCAGCAGCTTCAGCAGCACGGTCTCGGCCTGGTCGTCGCGATGCTGGGCCAGCAGCAGCCATTCGCCTTCGGCCAGCCGGGTGGCGAAAGCCCGGTAGCGGGCTTCACGGGCGGCCGCTTCCAGTCCCTGGCCCTGTTCCCGGTCGACCCTGACCTGCACGACGTCACAGGACAGGTCCAGACCGGCGCAGAACCGGCGGGCGGCGGCGGCCCAGTCGGCGCTGGCCGGATCCAGGCCATGATCGACATGCAAGGCCCGCAGGCCCCGCCTGCGGACCTTGTCGGACATGGCCAAGGCATGCAGCAGACTGCTGGAATCGGCGCCGCCGCTGTAGCCGACGCACAGTGGCGGCCCGGGTTCGGCCAGCTCGGCCAGCAGCTTGCTGGTCCAGCCTCTGCTCATCGCTGAGCGGCCTCGAAATGCACGAAGCGCTGTTCCAGCTGCCACTGCTGGTCAGCCTTGGGGTTGGCGGCCAGCCAGCGGCGGCAGGCCGCCGGAGCCGCTCGGTCGGCGGCAGCACCCTCGCAGGGGCCGGCAAGGCGCTGGTACTGGTCCGGCTGCGCCCACAGGCTGCGACCGGGCAGGAAGCTGTGCTCCAGGCTGTTGCGCGCCATCCGCTTCAGCTGGAGGTAGTCCATGCCCTGTTCCTCCACCGCCTTGACGTATTCATGGGTCAAGTCGATACGCGACACACCTTCGTCGTCGGTGGACAGGGCGGTCGGGACCTGTGCGGCCAGATAGGCATGCAAGGGGTGACGGGAACCGGTGACGCCCAGGATCACATCGTTGCTGGTCAGGTTGATCTCGACCAGTACATGGCGGCGGGCCAGCTCCTGCAGCAGCGCCTGCGGGTGGTCCTCGTCCATCAGGTCGACGCCGTGACCGATGCGCTCGGCATGCGCCTGCTCGACGGCCTCGCGGATGTGGAAGCGCAAGCCTTCGGGGGCGACCAGACCTTCGGCCAGTTCACCGGCATGCAGGCTGATATGGATCTCGGGATACGTGGCATGCAGATAGCCCAGCATCCGCATCTGCAGATCATAGTCGCGCATCGACAGATAACCGTCTTCCGGCATCACGTAATTGATGCCGACCCAGCGAGGGTCATGCCTGGCGGCCTCGAAGCCCAGCACGGTCTGGGCGAACACCCGTTCGGGAGCGGCTCCGCGCAGGATCTGGTAGATAAAGCGCAGCTGGACCTGACAGCCGGGATCGGCCTGTGCGGTGCCGCAGTGCTGGATCTCGCCGCGCTGGGCCAGCGCCTGATCCAGCGCCTGCCGGTCCGCCTGCAGATCCTGGTCCAGGCCCTTGGCCAGCAAGGCCTTGCGCATGGCGGCAAAGTCCGGGTTCAGGCCCAGCTGCCGGGACAGGCTGATGGCGTGGCCGAACGGAGGGGTGTGCATCACCTCCAGATATTGCTCGTTCTGCAGGGCGGCACGGTGGGTGATCTCGGCCAGCCATTCGCCGGCATGACGCGAAGGATCCAGTGCCGCGAAGCGACCGAAGGCGGCGAAGAAGTGGTCGTGTCCGGACTCCCCGCTGTGGGCCACGAAGCTCCGCATCGACAGTGCGTCGATCATCGCATCGTATTGAGACTGGCTCAGCTGGCTGGCCGGCAGCTGCCCGGCCGGGCAGCTGCCGGGATGGCCTGCGGCTACCAGCTTCCATGCCTGGGTGTCGACGCAAAGTCCGTCCTGTGCCGCTTCGGCCAACAGGGTTTCAGCGTAGACGGCACCGGTCAGATGCAGGTGCAGGTCGGCGCCCTTGGGCATGTCGTGGAGGAAAGCACGCAGGCTTTCGGGGCCTTGCCGTGCGGCCTCGGTCATCGCGGCCTGGGTCGTGGCCGCATGCGGATCGGGGTCGCCGGAGGTCTGGCTGGCGGCCGTCTGCACTCCGCCGGCCAGCAGGATCAGGCCGGCCAGCAGGGCGCGGGCCAGCGGTGAGTGGAGCGCGCGGAGCCGGCGAGGCGTTGCAGCCGATTCAGGGCTGATGGGCAGCGATGGGCGCACAGGAAGTCCTTGGAGTTTCGAAAATGTTCCAGTCTCCAATTGTCAGTCAATTCGCCGGATGCAACCAGTACGAAGCCCGGCCTGGACTGCATTCGAACCGGCCCGCGGGCGAGTCGCTGCTGTTGAGATGCATGTCCGCGACAAAATGCAACAGTTGTGACAGGGTATGTCGGATTACGTAGGTGGTCGACCTGCAATATCGCGATGCGGCAATCATCCGGTACCTCAACCCTTGGTGATGGAGAGCGGGCAATGGCAGATCAGCAGTGGCTTCGACGCGGCCTGGCGTGGGCTTGCGGCAAACTGGGCATGGAAGGTCGTGATCATGACGCCGCCCGGTTGGGAGCGGAAACGGCCGAGGCCAGAGTGGTCGTGGATTCGCGGGGGCGGATCCGCTTTTGCAATGGCGCGGCTGCCGGACTGTGGGACTGTCAGGCCCGGGATCTGGAGGGGCAGCGGCTGGCCGATTGCTTGCACGAACCCTTGTCGACGGACCAGGTGCCGGCGGGCCGTCTGTGTCTGCAGTTGCGGCGCGGGGACGGACAGGTCCTCGAGCTGGTCTGGAACTGCAGCGAAGAGGGCCCCAAAGGCTGGCGGGTGCTGAGCCGTGCGACGGGACCGGCGTCGAGCGGCAGTCGCCACACGATCGAGCAGGCGCTGGAGCAGGCGCTGGATGCGGTGATCATGATTGACGGCCAGAACGCGGTGACTTTTTTCAACGCCGCCGCGGAAAAGCTGTGGGGCTATGCCAGGGACGAGGTGCTGGGTCGCAATGTCCGCATGCTGGTACCCATGGAGATCCAGTCCCGCCATGACGGCTATGTCAATCGGCATCGCGACGGCGGTGGCAACAAGATCGTGGGGACCAGTCGCGAGGTCGAGCTGGAGCGGCGCGACGGCAGTCGCTGCTGGGTCTCGCTGGCCCTTTCCCCCTTGCTGGTGGACGGTGTCAAGGGCTATACCGCCTTCGTCCGCGATGTCTCGGTGGAAGTCAGGCAGCGGGAGCAGGTCCGTCTGCTGTCAATGGTGGCCGACGAGACCGACAGTCCGGTGATCATCACCGGTGCGGAAGGTCTGATCGAGTATGTAAATACGGGTTTTGAACGTCTGAGTGGCTATTCGGCCACGGATGTGATCGGGCGCAAGCCGGGAGCCGTGCTGCAAGGGGCGCATACCGATCCGGTGACCGTGGCGCGGATCCGCTCAAGTCTTGCCGCGGGCAAGGCTCTGTATGAGGAAATCCTGAATTATCGCCGCGACGGGTCGCCGTACTGGGCCTCGATGGTGATCAATCCGGTCCACGACAGTGCGGGACTGGTGATCAAGTATGTCGGCGTCATGTCCAATATCACGGACAGCAAAAGCCGGGCCATGGATGACCATGTGCGCCTTCAGGCGATAGGACGTACCAGCCTGGTGGCCGAGTGGTCATTGTCCGGGGAGTGCCTGCAGGCCAATCCACTGTTGCGGCAGCAGCTGGGCCAGGTACAGGGTGATCTGCGACTGGAGTCCTTGCCGACGCTGCTGTCCGAGACCGACTGGCAGGCCTTGCTGAACGGTGGTGACGTGGTGGCTCGGATCGGGATGCCGCTGGAGGATGGCGGCACGCTGAGACTGGCGGCGGCCTTCAGCCTGCTCTACGACGTGGAGCTTCGCCCGCGGATGATCGTGATGTATGCGCAGGATGTGACCGAGCAGGATACGGCAGTCGACGATCTGGTGAGTTTGACCCGGCGTGTCGAGCATATTGCCGACGATATCCGGCAGGTGGCGATGCAGACCCATATGTTGTCGCTCAATGCGGCGATCGAGGCCGCTCATGCCGGCGATGGCGGTCGCGGATTTGCGGTGCTGGCGACCGAGATCCGTCGACTGGCGCAGCAGTCGAAGACCTCGGCCAGTGAAATCGGCCAGTTGCTGTCCGAGGCCAATCGGCGTCTGGCGGCGGCAGATGACAGTCGGGCCCGGCGCGAGGCAGCCTGAAGGCGGAGCGCGGTTCACTCAAGATGGCACTGCGCTGCCGGTCAGTTTCCGTGCGGGCGATTTATGAAAAACCGGGGCCGGCCCCGGTTTGCAGTGACCGGATCAGCCTTCCTGGAAGGCGCCGTAGCCGCGCAGCCGCTCGTAGCGCCGCTCCAGCAGGGCTTCGGCAGGCAGAGGCTGCAAGGCATCGAGCTGGTTGAGCAGGATGTTCTTCAACCGGATCGCCACCGAATGCGGATTGCGGTGGGCACCGCCCAGCGGCTCGCGAATGATCTTGTCGATCAGGCCCAGCTCCTTGAGGCGCGGGGCGGTCATGCCCATCTGTTCGGCGGCCTCGCGGGCCCGGTCGGCGCTCTTGAACAGGATCGAGGCACAGCCTTCGGGCGTGATCACCGAATAGGTGGAGTATTCCAGCATATTGGTGATGTCGCCGACGCCGATGGCAAGCGCGCCACCGGAACCGCCTTCGCCGATCACGGTGCAGATGATCGGCACCTTCAGATCGGCCATTTCCAGCAGATTGCGGGCGATGGCCTCGCTCTGGCCGCGCTCTTCGGCATCAATGCCGGGCCAGGCGCCGGCGGTGTCGATAAAGGTCAGCACCGGCAGTCCGAAACGCTCGGCCATCTTCATCAACCGCAATGCCTTGCGATAGCCCTCGGGACGGGGCATGCCGAAATTGCGGCGGACCTTGGTACGGGTATCCCGGCCCTTCTGGTGACCGATCACCATCACCGGGCGGCCCTTGATGCGGGCCAGACCGCCGACGATGGCCTGGTCATTGGCAAAGGCCCGGTCGCCGGCCAGTTCCACGAACTCGTCGCAGATCATGCCGACATAGTCCAGGGTATAGGGGCGGCGTGGATGCCGGGACAGCTGGCTGACCTGCCAGGGGCTGAGGTTGCGGAAGATCTCAGCCGTCTTCAGCTTGAGCTTTTCCTTCAGCCGGGCGACTTCATCGTCGATGTTGAATGCCTGGCCGTCGCTGGTGCTGCGCAGCTCTTCGATCTTGGCATCCAGGTCGGCAATCGGTTTTTCGAAATCGAGGAAGTTGGGATTCATTCGTCGTGGAATCAGGTCAATAGCGCGCCAGTATACCGATCTGGGCGGATGGGGATAAGCACGCCGGCGTATGGTCGCCGCAACAGCCTGCGGACCGGGGTCAATCCGAGCCCAGTCGCGCCAGCCGCACATGGGCGCTGAGGATGCCCGGCAGGGCCCTCAGCTCGCGAAGCAGTGCCGGACCGGCCTCGACCCGCCAATCCTCGCCCAATTCCAGGTCGGCGCGGGCCTGGCGGTTCTGGTAACCGCTGAGAACCACCGTGGCGCGGCCGCCGCGGAATCCGTTCAGGACCTGCTGCAGACTGGCCGAAAAATCGGGCCTGACTCCGTTGAGGCTCAGTTTCAGCAGGCGCGCATAGCGCCGACAGGCATCGTCCAGACTCATCGCCGACTTGGCCCGCAGCTGGAAACCGCCGCCGGAGAATTCATCCACCCGCAGGCCGCCTTCCACCACCAGCATCTGGTCGCGTACCAGCAAGGGGGCGACCTGCTGGTACAAATCGCCGAAGAAGCTGACTTCGATCAACCCGCTGCCATCCTCCAGCCGCACATAGGCATCGCTGTCGCCACGCTTGCGGATGGCGGTGACCAGCCCGGCAACGGTCCAGGGCGTGTCGGGGCCGCGCCGGAAGCGGTTGCCTTCATCGCCATCGGACTTGCGCGGGCGAGGTGGCTGATAGCGTTCGACGATCTCTCCCAGCGGACAGGAGGCCAGCTGGGCCAGCTCCTCACGCCACGGGTCGGTGGGATGGCCGGACAGGAAGTGGCCCAGAGTGTCGCGCTCGCCATTGAGCAATTGTTCCAGTGGCCACTCAGGCACCTGGGGCATTTCCAGCGCCAGGGCCGGACCGCTGGCGCCGGCCGGGGCACCGAACATGTCGTTCTGGCCTGACAACTGGTTGCGCAGATGCTGGTCGGCGGCACGGATGGCATCGGGCAGCTGTGCCATCAGGCAGGCCCGGTGAGGCCCCAGCGCATCCAGTGCGCCGGACAGCAGCAAGGCCTCCAGCACCCGCTTGTTGAGCTTGGCATCGCCGATGCGGCGGCAGAAATCACCCAGGTCGGTATAGGCGCCATGCTGGCGGCGCTCAGCGACGATGGCCTCGCAGACACCTTCGCCGACGCCCTTGATGGCACCCAGTCCGTAGCGGATCACCCGCGGCTCGACGGCGACGAACATGAAGTCCGAATGGTTGACGTCCGGCGGCAGGATCTCCAGACCGATGGCTCGCGACTCGTCCAGGAAGGTCACCGCCTTGTCGGTGTTGTCCATGTCCGAGGAGATCGTCGCGGCCATGAACTCGGCCGGATAATGCGCTTTCAGCCAAGCGGTCTGATAGGAGACCAGGGCATAGGCGGCGGCGTGCGACTTGTTGAAGCCGTAGCCGGCGAATTTTTCCATCAAGTCGAAGATGGCGTCGGCTTTTTCGCCGGTCAGCCCGTCCTTGGCGGCACCTTCGCGGAACTTGGCGCGTTCCTTCGCCATTTCCTCGACTTTCTTCTTGCCCATCGCGCGGCGCAACAGGTCGGCGCCGCCCAGCGAGTAGCCGCCGACGATCTGCGCCATCTGCATCACCTGCTCCTGATAGACCATGATGCCGTAGGTCTCTTTCAGGATCGGCTCGACGCGCGGATCGGGATATTCCACGTCCTCGCGACCGTGCTTGCGGGCCACGAAGCTGGGAATCAGATCCATCGGACCCGGACGGTACAGCGCCACCAGGGCGATGATGTCCTCGAAGCGGTCGGCCTGGGCATCTTTCAGCATGCGCTGCATGCCCGAGGATTCCAGCTGGAACACCGCCACGGTGCGGGCACTCTTCAGCAGATCGTAGGTCGCGGCATCGTCCAGCGGCAGCGACTCGATGTCCAGCAAGGCTTCGCCAGCCGCCTCGCGGCGGCGGTTGATGGCCTTCACCGCCCAGTCGATGATGGTCAGGGTGCGCAGACCCAGAAAGTCGAACTTGACCAGACCGACGGCCTCGACGTCATCCTTGTCGTACTGGGTGACCACGCCGCCGCCGCCCGGCTCGCAATAAAGCGGTGCGAAATCGGTCAGCGGCGTGGGGGCGATCACCACGCCGCCGGCATGCTTGCCGACGTTGCGGGTCAGGTTTTCCAGGCTCAGGGCCAGATCGATCAGGGCCCGGGCTTCCTCGTCCTGATCGTAGAGCTCGCAGAACTCCCGGACGACACGATCCGGCTCCTTCTTCGCCTTTTCCGAGCGGCCCAGCACGCAGGACAGGGTCAGGTCCAGCGGTCGTGGCGGCACCAGCTTGGCGATACGGTCGACCGCGTTGTAACCCATGCCGAGCACGCGGCCGGAGTCGCGAAGCACGGCCTTGGCCGCCATCGAGCCGTAGGTGATGATCTGGCTGACATGGTCCCGGCCGTATTTGCGCGAAACGTAGTCGATGACCTCGTCGCGGCGGTCCATGCAGAAATCGATGTCGAAGTCGGGCATCGACACACGTTCTGGATTCAGGAAGCGCTCGAACAGCAAGTTGAACTGCAGCGGGTCCAGATCGGTGATCTTCAGTACCCAGGCCACCAGCGAACCGGCACCCGAGCCACGGCCGGGGCCGACCGGAATCCCGTTCTGCTTGCCCCAGTTGATGAAGTCGGCCACGATCAGAAAGTAGCCGGGAAAGCCCATCTTGATGATGACGTCCAGCTCGCGTTCCAGCCGGGCCTCGTAGTCGGCCAGGCTGTGGCCTTCGGCCAGTGGCGCGGCGGCCAGTCGTTCCTTGAGGCCCTCGCGGGCGATCTCGCGGATATAGCTGGCCAGGTCATGACCTTCCGGCACCGGAAAGTCCGGCAGGTAATAGGTGCCGAAGGACAGTTCCAGATTGCAGCGACGGGCCAGCTCGACCGTGTTCTCCAGGGCCTCGGGCACGTCGGCGAACAACGCCGCCATGGCCTCGGCGTTTTTCAGGTATTGCTGATCGGTATAGTCGCGAGGGCGCTTGGGGTCGGCCAGGACCCGGCCCTGGTTGATGCAGACGCGGGCTTCGTGGGCATCGAAGTCCGACTGTTTCAGAAACCGGGTGTCATTGCTGGCAATCACCGGCAGATCCAGCTCGGTCGCCAGCTGCAAGGCCAGGTTGTTCCAGTGCTCCTCGCGCGGATGTCCGGTGCGGCTCAGTTCCAGATACAGCCGGTCCGGAAACCGCTGCAGCCACGGCTGCAAGGCCGTACGCGCGACATCCAGCCCCTGGTCCATGGCGAGCCGGGCGGTCTCGCTGTCGCGGCCGAAGAGGGCGATCAGGCCGGCGCTGGCACCGTCAGGACCGGTGCCCAGCCACTGGGTGTCCAGCAGGGGCCGGCCGGCGGTCTGGCCGTCGCGCCACACCTGGGAGACCAGTCGCGACAGGTTCAGATAACCCTCGCGGTTCTGGCACAGCAAGGTCATCCGCCAGGGACGGCCTTCATCATGGCCGGCCAGCCACAGGTCGCTGCCGCAGATCGGCTTGATGCCGGCGGCGCTGCAGGCCTTGTAGAACTTGACCAGGGCAAACATGTTGCTGTCGTCGGTCAGGGCGACCGCCGGCAGACCGGCCTCGGCACAGGCCGCTACCAGTTGCTTGATACGAATCGTTGAGTCAACGAGCGAGTACTCGCTGTGCAGATGCAGGGGAATAAAACGTGCGGACATCGCGATTCACATGGTCGGACAGGGAAGGCTACCGCCGCCGTGGCGCGGCGGCAAGTTCAGGCCCTGCGGCTGAATGCCGGAGCCCGTGGCAGGCCTTGTCTCGCAATGGTCTCTTGCATTCTGAGATGGTTGGACCCGGCCCGCCGCCGGCCCCGATCCAGGTGGGCGGCCCGGCTTTGGCTTTCGGCGGCCTGACGCTCAGATCAGGCTGGCGATCTGGCTGGCGTCCAGGTAAAGAATCACGGCGGTGGCCGCGATGGCCAATCCAAGCATGGGTCTGCCCAGGGTAAACCGGCCCATCAGTCGGCGGCGACTGACCAGAATCACCAGGGGCAGCAGGGCGAACGGCAGAACCAGCGCCAGCACATCCTGGGTCCATACCAGCACGCGGTCGGCAGACAGGCCGGGCACGAACAGCACCAGCAGCAGACAGCAGGCGGTGCCCAGACCGCGGCTCAGCCAAAGGGCGGGGCCGGGTAGCCCGCCGCCGCGGGCAAAGCCCCGGCGTATCTGTCGGCCGGCCAGCATGCCGGTCAAGGTCGAGCTCTGGCCGGCCGCGTACAACGCCAGCGCAAAGACCAGTGCGGCGGCGCTGCCCAGGCTGACGGCGATGGCTTGATGGGCGTGGGCCAAGCTGTCGACGATCAGACCGGGGCGGCTCAGTGTGGCCGCTGCCAGCATCAGTATCGCGAGATTGACCAGGGCCGCCAGGCTCAGGCCACGAAAGGTGTCCGCTTCCGTGGCGCTGGCCAGCGCCACCCGTTGCTCGGGCGGTGCGGCTTGTACCCGGCTGGCGGTCATGCCCGAATGCAGATACAGATTGTGCGGCATCACGGTGGCGCCGATCAGGCCGGCCACCATCGCCAGCATGGCCGGGTGCTGCAGCGCCGATCCGCTGTGCAGCAGCCCCTGCCAGGCCGCTTGCGGCGAGGGATGGGCGCGATGGAGCAGAGCCAGGAAGCTGACCGAGACCACGGCCAGCAGCCCGGCGACCACATATTCGTGCTGTTCGGACGCGCGGTGCCTGGACCCGATCAGGACCAGGCAGCCGGCCATGGCCGCCAGGCCGATCCCGGTTCCCAGGGGCAGGCCCAGCAACAATTGCAGGGCAATGGCGCTGCCCAGCAATTCGGCCATGGTGGTGGCGATGATCGCCAGCTCGGCGGCCAGCCAGGCAAGATCGGCCACGGCAGCGGGGAACTGGTGGCGGATCAGACTGGCCAGATCGCGCCCCGTCGCCAGTGCCAGCCTGGCGCTGAGGTGCTGGAACAGCCAGCCCATGAGGCTGGCGAGGATCACGGCACCGGTCAGGGTGTAGCCATACCGGGCACCGGCCTGCAGATCGGTGGCCCAGTTGCCGGGGTCGACAAACCCCACGGCGACCAGCAGTCCGGGGCCCAGCCAGCGCGGTTTTGCCGCCGGAGGGATCGTTGCCTTCCCAATGCCGGGAAGGGTGTAGCGCAGATAGTGGACCAAGGCTGTCATGACCCTATTCAGTCATGCGCTTGACCATATGTCCAAGTGATGGATTTTATGATTTTTATTGGCTGTGACTATAGCGAGGCGACTTGCCGTGTCGCCAAGGCCTTTTTGACCGGAGCGTAACTGAGCCGATGCTGCGGGCAGGGGCCGAGATGCTGCAGGGCCAACTGGTGAGCCGCAGTGGGATAGCCCTTGTGCACGGCAAAGCCATAGCCGGGAAAATCCTGCTCCAGCGCCTTCATGATGCGATCGCGGCAGACCTTGGCCAGAATCGAGGCGGCACCGATCGCCGGTTCCAGGCCGTCACCACCGACGATGGCCCGCGCTGGACAGGGCATGTCCGGGGGGATCTTGTTGCCGTCGATCAAGGCCTCGTCGGCAGCCGGCTCCAGACCGGCCACGGCCCGGCGCATGCCGGTCAGTGTGGCCTGCAGGATATTCAGGGCATCGATTTCCGCGACCTCGATGATTTCGATGCGCCAGGCCAGCGCGCGCTCGATGATCTGCTCGTACAGGGCTTCACGCCGCTTTTCGCTCAGTTTCTTGGAGTCGTTGAGGCCGGCAATCGGGCGTGCCGGATCCAGGATCACGGCCGCCACGGTCAACGGTCCGGCCAGGGGACCGCGGCCGGCTTCATCGACTCCGGCAATCCGGGAAGGTCTAGTCACGAGCGGCCGGTTCCGTCACGCTGGTCTCTCCGCCGGTTTCGGCCGGTGCCGGCGGGGCGATCATGCCGGCGATCACTTCGGCGGCCTGA is part of the Frateuria aurantia DSM 6220 genome and encodes:
- a CDS encoding adenosine deaminase family protein; the protein is MRPSLPISPESAATPRRLRALHSPLARALLAGLILLAGGVQTAASQTSGDPDPHAATTQAAMTEAARQGPESLRAFLHDMPKGADLHLHLTGAVYAETLLAEAAQDGLCVDTQAWKLVAAGHPGSCPAGQLPASQLSQSQYDAMIDALSMRSFVAHSGESGHDHFFAAFGRFAALDPSRHAGEWLAEITHRAALQNEQYLEVMHTPPFGHAISLSRQLGLNPDFAAMRKALLAKGLDQDLQADRQALDQALAQRGEIQHCGTAQADPGCQVQLRFIYQILRGAAPERVFAQTVLGFEAARHDPRWVGINYVMPEDGYLSMRDYDLQMRMLGYLHATYPEIHISLHAGELAEGLVAPEGLRFHIREAVEQAHAERIGHGVDLMDEDHPQALLQELARRHVLVEINLTSNDVILGVTGSRHPLHAYLAAQVPTALSTDDEGVSRIDLTHEYVKAVEEQGMDYLQLKRMARNSLEHSFLPGRSLWAQPDQYQRLAGPCEGAAADRAAPAACRRWLAANPKADQQWQLEQRFVHFEAAQR
- the rnhB gene encoding ribonuclease HII; protein product: MTRPSRIAGVDEAGRGPLAGPLTVAAVILDPARPIAGLNDSKKLSEKRREALYEQIIERALAWRIEIIEVAEIDALNILQATLTGMRRAVAGLEPAADEALIDGNKIPPDMPCPARAIVGGDGLEPAIGAASILAKVCRDRIMKALEQDFPGYGFAVHKGYPTAAHQLALQHLGPCPQHRLSYAPVKKALATRQVASL
- the dnaE gene encoding DNA polymerase III subunit alpha, with amino-acid sequence MSARFIPLHLHSEYSLVDSTIRIKQLVAACAEAGLPAVALTDDSNMFALVKFYKACSAAGIKPICGSDLWLAGHDEGRPWRMTLLCQNREGYLNLSRLVSQVWRDGQTAGRPLLDTQWLGTGPDGASAGLIALFGRDSETARLAMDQGLDVARTALQPWLQRFPDRLYLELSRTGHPREEHWNNLALQLATELDLPVIASNDTRFLKQSDFDAHEARVCINQGRVLADPKRPRDYTDQQYLKNAEAMAALFADVPEALENTVELARRCNLELSFGTYYLPDFPVPEGHDLASYIREIAREGLKERLAAAPLAEGHSLADYEARLERELDVIIKMGFPGYFLIVADFINWGKQNGIPVGPGRGSGAGSLVAWVLKITDLDPLQFNLLFERFLNPERVSMPDFDIDFCMDRRDEVIDYVSRKYGRDHVSQIITYGSMAAKAVLRDSGRVLGMGYNAVDRIAKLVPPRPLDLTLSCVLGRSEKAKKEPDRVVREFCELYDQDEEARALIDLALSLENLTRNVGKHAGGVVIAPTPLTDFAPLYCEPGGGGVVTQYDKDDVEAVGLVKFDFLGLRTLTIIDWAVKAINRRREAAGEALLDIESLPLDDAATYDLLKSARTVAVFQLESSGMQRMLKDAQADRFEDIIALVALYRPGPMDLIPSFVARKHGREDVEYPDPRVEPILKETYGIMVYQEQVMQMAQIVGGYSLGGADLLRRAMGKKKVEEMAKERAKFREGAAKDGLTGEKADAIFDLMEKFAGYGFNKSHAAAYALVSYQTAWLKAHYPAEFMAATISSDMDNTDKAVTFLDESRAIGLEILPPDVNHSDFMFVAVEPRVIRYGLGAIKGVGEGVCEAIVAERRQHGAYTDLGDFCRRIGDAKLNKRVLEALLLSGALDALGPHRACLMAQLPDAIRAADQHLRNQLSGQNDMFGAPAGASGPALALEMPQVPEWPLEQLLNGERDTLGHFLSGHPTDPWREELAQLASCPLGEIVERYQPPRPRKSDGDEGNRFRRGPDTPWTVAGLVTAIRKRGDSDAYVRLEDGSGLIEVSFFGDLYQQVAPLLVRDQMLVVEGGLRVDEFSGGGFQLRAKSAMSLDDACRRYARLLKLSLNGVRPDFSASLQQVLNGFRGGRATVVLSGYQNRQARADLELGEDWRVEAGPALLRELRALPGILSAHVRLARLGSD
- a CDS encoding acetyl-CoA carboxylase carboxyltransferase subunit alpha, which translates into the protein MNPNFLDFEKPIADLDAKIEELRSTSDGQAFNIDDEVARLKEKLKLKTAEIFRNLSPWQVSQLSRHPRRPYTLDYVGMICDEFVELAGDRAFANDQAIVGGLARIKGRPVMVIGHQKGRDTRTKVRRNFGMPRPEGYRKALRLMKMAERFGLPVLTFIDTAGAWPGIDAEERGQSEAIARNLLEMADLKVPIICTVIGEGGSGGALAIGVGDITNMLEYSTYSVITPEGCASILFKSADRAREAAEQMGMTAPRLKELGLIDKIIREPLGGAHRNPHSVAIRLKNILLNQLDALQPLPAEALLERRYERLRGYGAFQEG
- a CDS encoding PAS domain S-box protein; the encoded protein is MADQQWLRRGLAWACGKLGMEGRDHDAARLGAETAEARVVVDSRGRIRFCNGAAAGLWDCQARDLEGQRLADCLHEPLSTDQVPAGRLCLQLRRGDGQVLELVWNCSEEGPKGWRVLSRATGPASSGSRHTIEQALEQALDAVIMIDGQNAVTFFNAAAEKLWGYARDEVLGRNVRMLVPMEIQSRHDGYVNRHRDGGGNKIVGTSREVELERRDGSRCWVSLALSPLLVDGVKGYTAFVRDVSVEVRQREQVRLLSMVADETDSPVIITGAEGLIEYVNTGFERLSGYSATDVIGRKPGAVLQGAHTDPVTVARIRSSLAAGKALYEEILNYRRDGSPYWASMVINPVHDSAGLVIKYVGVMSNITDSKSRAMDDHVRLQAIGRTSLVAEWSLSGECLQANPLLRQQLGQVQGDLRLESLPTLLSETDWQALLNGGDVVARIGMPLEDGGTLRLAAAFSLLYDVELRPRMIVMYAQDVTEQDTAVDDLVSLTRRVEHIADDIRQVAMQTHMLSLNAAIEAAHAGDGGRGFAVLATEIRRLAQQSKTSASEIGQLLSEANRRLAAADDSRARREAA
- a CDS encoding Nramp family divalent metal transporter translates to MTALVHYLRYTLPGIGKATIPPAAKPRWLGPGLLVAVGFVDPGNWATDLQAGARYGYTLTGAVILASLMGWLFQHLSARLALATGRDLASLIRHQFPAAVADLAWLAAELAIIATTMAELLGSAIALQLLLGLPLGTGIGLAAMAGCLVLIGSRHRASEQHEYVVAGLLAVVSVSFLALLHRAHPSPQAAWQGLLHSGSALQHPAMLAMVAGLIGATVMPHNLYLHSGMTASRVQAAPPEQRVALASATEADTFRGLSLAALVNLAILMLAAATLSRPGLIVDSLAHAHQAIAVSLGSAAALVFALALYAAGQSSTLTGMLAGRQIRRGFARGGGLPGPALWLSRGLGTACCLLLVLFVPGLSADRVLVWTQDVLALVLPFALLPLVILVSRRRLMGRFTLGRPMLGLAIAATAVILYLDASQIASLI